Sequence from the Mytilus galloprovincialis chromosome 10, xbMytGall1.hap1.1, whole genome shotgun sequence genome:
gtgttttgtattttttatagttgcatttagtgtgccaaaaaaattaaaaagtaggggtgtgataaagggtatgcgataaagggtgcgcatcaaagttgcgcgatatggattaaacagcaggctatttattaaatatgcaaaactactgtatttactactaaacatatgataaatgaGTATAATCGTATAATTGTAGTTTACaggtggataaacgcgaaaaaataattgtctctaaggaggtataatagttgtggttcttgcgatctaaaaaccatgatattgagaacgctctgattggcttatttatttttcatttttgtaatctatcatacgattggttgttctattgcatgtttaaaaccggaagtcttatctatgactaaaagtcagtctgataacggaaacaatatccggacacctattttgtcgtttttctcccaaaataactcaatctgaataatcataagaacggatgacaaatgcgactatgcatgacgttacctaaagaacacagaggcatgatgattaatttattgtggaaggaatagaagcgacacacaaaatgaggtcttctcgtttaatagtatagatatatttGACATGCATGTCATCTTAGATTTAGCAAGATATGtagtgaatataaaaaagaagaacgTTGTTTTGTTAATATTACAAATGAAATGATATGTTATATGTCAATAATTCTACTAGCCAAAAAAGCAGCGAACAAGTGCAAGAAGCTTCAAACTAAACTCATTGCAATTTAAATGATAGCTTATTCGGTGGGTTTTCCTGTAACCATGTACTGCCTTAGCTTGTCAGAGCTTGaatattttttactaattttttctCCAAATATAAAGCTTTGAGATATGTCGGGTGAATACTTTGATGCTTCAGGCTGTCTTCCATAAACTTGTGCCAATTCTCGGAAATAATTTGGTGCATTTCCGCAACATAATCCTATATATTCTATTCCCATTTCTTTTGCTTCAGTTGCGAACTGTCGAATGTCTGAACGGCTACACATAGCACAAGCTAAATCTAGTGGATACAAAGATTTACCTACAAAAGACGTAAACAATCTTAAATATAGTGTACACAATAAGATTTATTCAATTTACTCCCTCCAAATTAGAAGTACAAGTAGCCTTACTCGGACACAAAATAGTGCTGTTGATGTCataatttacttaaactaacaaaaaaatttgctgaaatgaaacttttggtgaaagagaaatataatCATTTTGAGCCAACATTTACTTgattatgagtttgcattaaaattgagaattaatGCGCTCCATGGTATACTGATTTAATATTTCCAGAAAACAAGGGGTTATTTTTAGTAGTACTTGTCCTCCGAAAGACATCTCTTTCTTGGAAGTTTTTAAACATGGGTTGACAATTTTCATGTAGAAAAGTGATAACTGTACAATTCATGATATACCTGGTTTATATGAAGTTAAAAGTAAGGTAAAATTTTCAGAAAACGTGTTGAAGGCGGTCACTGCAAAGTAGACGCAgacaattgcaaaatttggttgaaaagaTAGGGATTTTAAATTGTTGGTCTGACATCTAGAAAGCTGTACAGAAGGGTAATAGGAaagatatttaaataattataaccGGAGAGAATAAAATCTTGGTTAAATTAGGTAATAACACTTACACATTTTAGTTAACTTGTCAGTAGAACAAAGAATGCaactgggaatgtgtcaaagacaacaATCCTACCAATAAGCAGAAAACATTCCTCACATTGTTAACTTACAAATAATTGACCATTTACCAACACAATCTCGAAAGAGAGTTAAAAACGTTTCCACCTTTCCAATTATCATGTATTAGTCCTCAATTTAATCATTGAAATGTCAATTGTCTTTATTGATGTTTTTTGAATGTTAAGAAATGCATGCGTCATgtcgcagtggcggatccagggggggggggggttccggggttggaaacccccttttttgccgatcaatgcatttgaatgggagcatatagttggaaccccccttttactctgggttgggacatccccccttttaaaatagctggatccgcgcctgtgtCGTTATAACCGTAAGTTAAAAGCGAATGTCGTAATACAGTAAATTTTGATCGAGATATTTCTATAAAATAACCAATAGAAAGGGAATTAGGCTTACTTTCTTCgctgttttataaatatttgacaaacgTTAAACACACCAACCTGTTTCTGGGTCCAACAAGGACTGAAATGTTCTATGATCATCTGTTGTTCGGAAAGGTACCGGCATTGCAGCTACTGGACCCTAAAATATATCAGTTATGCACTTAAATAATTGTTAATGACAAATTAAGGATATGAAACAATACTACAACAAAACAAATACGAAATATCTCTTTAGAATCTATGCTTGACTATTATACatggagaaataaaaaaaattacattataacATCCTTGTATATTTTCTTCTAAGAAGGTTTTAAATCAGAAACATTTAATGTTAGATGTCTTTCTGCTGTGAATCGATCTAAGCCcttgtcaactgatttttatagtttgttcttctgttgtattgttacaccactattctaggttaggggagggtttgcgCTTTCAAACTAGTTTAAACCCACCACATagtgtatatgcctgtcccaagtcagaagcctgtagttgtgttgtcgtttgttgctgtatatcatatttgcttTACGTTCATTGCTTTGTACATGACGTTACGCACTTGATTGCGTCAATACTGTGTATTCAACAAGTCCacactaataaacagcttttctttaaaatcataacagttaagatatataaaacttatatccataGACTAGACAGGTGAATACTATTGcgaaaaaaagtgcaaattgttttatcatacttTTCTATAGTCTAAAACAAGGACAACATATTGACATAgcgtcaaaaatatgcgtgtcagacgtaacagactatacgcataataactttagcaggggtgtgtgtgttcttcaaaacagtgttatattcacgaaaattcgaatgaatgatatgctttatatataaattattacaaTATTACTGAATATGCGTTCCTGTAACGATCAACgctattttttggtaaaaacaaatagtGGTCATTAagattttggaaaatgttaagttatcaaaatttataggttttaaaatataagattatatgatatTTCGTTTGTGTAAATTGTGCTCACAAAAGTACATACATAGACTATATCAGAATCGAATTTTTGTAGAACTCGCACTTcatataaaaatgcaacggcttctgacaaatgtcttgcaagatgtccaatgtcggattttgccgatttttacaaataaattgatatttgCGACGCTATTCATTGAAAAATTAGATTAGTTGCATGCTACATAGTGCTTTTCCGTAATTGTGCTTTAACTTTGAAAAACAACAGCTACATagtttttttgataatttgcgTAGTCAAACCGACTTagttttcaaagaaatgaaatgtcttgcaagtttgtccactggacgattctcatacgttttcaacgttgtcTATTCGGGGTACACTATTTATGGTAATTCCCGACAAACTTTTTATAGTAAAGCAAAATATAGACTATCTTCCTCCTTTTCGGATCTAAATGGGGAAACATTgcattttattacgttttatgtcaattggtctctggtagagagttgtctcattggcactcatcatggagaaaaataacagatttatatattgatccttttacgtgtttcccaaatagaagttcaaagagtgacaagttcacggacgtcggaccccaaatttagtatattcgatatgaaatctttctaccatatatatgcctcaacagagaagaaaaacattttaatatggacaaatcgacaaaaaaatcaacaatatacaaaatgaacactgtttggaactttgaagtcaactttttaaaagtaactttctaaattatgtttgaaacttttaaaaaatgcatttatgtaataatttgtatgcttttttaatttttttatatcattattttatacaaGATACTtttcagtatccaaataattgttttgtacactactttgtaatgtttttactgaaaacgtagcattaaggtgtattttccggaatgcCATCCGATAACATTACGGAAAGGCATATGATAACAATGGAAGCATGTGattaacttttcatatcagcccgctaagcaccaattcgaaaaatatggaatttacgttaatttaatccTATTATCATACAgttaaaatcatatgttatttagtctaagtatatgataaacgaaaaaaatatagTGTGCATTGATGATTGGCTTTGATGTTTTACCAAACTTGACAGTTTGtaacattaacttttttttattacgcTGTATTAATTATAGACACTACACATTTGTCGTGCATGTGTgaaaattatatttgtaaaactTCATCACAATGCAAACATATTCCCACGGTTAGTATTGTCAGCCTGTTCTGTGGAATATACTGTCAAGATCCCACGGTTTGTATTGTCAGCTTGTTCTGTGGAATATACTGTCAAGATCCCACGGTTAGTATTGTCAGCCTGTTCTGTGGAATATACTGTCAAGATCCCACGGTTAGTATTGTCAGCCTGTTCTGTGGAATATACTGTCAAGATCCCACGGTTAGTATTGTCAGCCTGTTCTGTGGAATATACTGTCAAGATCCCACGTTTAGTATTGTCAGCCTGTTCTGTGGAATATACTGTCAAGATCCCACGGTTAGTATTGTCAGCCTGTTCTGCGGAATATACTGTCAAGATCAAGTTCAAATAATATGACAACACGTATGTCATTCCATCTTTCAGCCATGATTTTTTTCGGTGGATTATTTGTTAAATTATGATATTCTCTATCTCCTATATTAGAGGGGCCTGATGGGTTATTTTCGTTCTTCGTGATCGGCGAATTTTCGCTATCGTGATCCGTTTTTctacagactttttttttatattttcgtgatcCGCAAACGCTTCTCAGCCGCAATAGCCTCCCTTAaccagggacagtggtgtaacaacaaaacataaaataacttTGAACAAAAGGATATTTATAAGATACTCACCTGACAAACCTTTTTAATTTCTCGTAACAATGGAAGCATAGTTCTTGGGCCTCTGCCACAATTAATCCCAACAACATCTGCGCCAGCCTCTTCAAGACGACGACAGGCTTCTGGGAAGGGTACATCGTCAGTTGTTTCATCGGGAATGTATGGTGTTAGAGTTATTACAGCGGGTACACCTACAAGATTTCCAATACATTAccatttagaaaaatatatttaaccctttttatgttttcgataaaacaaaatattttcataaaacaaatatgCCTGATTTATGACATCATTGAATGCTATCTGTAAACcggaaatttaaattaaaaatttgaaagcaACATGTAGCACGACAAGTGCCACTAATGGGACAGGATCTGCCTACTCATCTGGAGTCCCTGAGTTTATCCCGTTTTTTTGGCGAAGTTCTTGTTGCTGCATCTTCAGTTTTATGTGGAGTGTTATGTACGCCGGCATCCTTTTTATTTGcttaaaatcatttttgttttttgtttttttcatttttcattttcaaaatttacatctCCTTTTTGTAACACGGACCAATATTTGCAACAAAAACTTTatgtacttatagattatcgttgatcatctcaacgagattgattttctcgcttgagccgggacggcgaaagcgagaaatgcaaaagagttgagatgaccaatgataatctgtttatcgctattttacctatgacgaggttgtcaatttcatgtcattttcgttagcaacgccacgtgcctccttagtttttAGCGATAAttcatctcaagcgagtagcatgatatgaaaacttatcacaaaaaagatcaaaggaaaaatgcacaaacaaTCGATAAAAGATGATAGCTTCTCGTATCTGAGGGGCGTCACCTGAAGATATTAACTGATTAGATCTGAATAGTTTTGTGATAGCATGAGCGAAAAggtgggtgccacatgtggagcaggatctgccgctacccttccggagcacatgagatcacccccagtttatGCAGGGGTCAGTGTTGCTTTAGTTTttagtattctatgttgtgtcttgtgtactattatttgtctgtttgtatttttcttttttagccattttattgtcagtttattttcggtctacgagtttgactgtcctgcTGTTATCTTTAGccccttttttttacattttacaaagaCTATATCAccttttctcttttcttttctcTTGTTCTTATAACAGCAATAAGTTTAATGAAACAGGAAAAGTGACATCATAATATATTCAATTTTCCAGGTGCAGtgacatttttgaaaatgttttgtagATATGCATGGATAGTTTTTTTCCCTATCAAATCAATACCTTATCAACTCTTTTGTATGGCAGTATGAATCGCTATACTTTTCTAG
This genomic interval carries:
- the LOC143047762 gene encoding betaine--homocysteine S-methyltransferase 1-like, encoding MSTRGLIERLKNGECILNAEGYMWEFERRGYLKAGAFIPEVVLEKPELLRQMHLEFVHAGTDVVEAFTYYGHREKLRLIGREDDLEKLNRIALKIAREVADETGTLMAGGICNTGIYVVGDEEASDKIRAMFKEQVEWAVEEKADFIIGETFNDLGEGLLALEAIKKYGNGVPAVITLTPYIPDETTDDVPFPEACRRLEEAGADVVGINCGRGPRTMLPLLREIKKVCQGPVAAMPVPFRTTDDHRTFQSLLDPETGKSLYPLDLACAMCSRSDIRQFATEAKEMGIEYIGLCCGNAPNYFRELAQVYGRQPEASKYSPDISQSFIFGEKISKKYSSSDKLRQYMVTGKPTE